AAGACGTCGAGCCGGTGGTAATGCAGCGCGTGCAGCGTCGCCGCTGTGGGGCTCGGCACCCAGGCGGTGTTGGCGCCGGCCTGCAAGTGGCCGATCTTCTGTTCCATCATGTCGGCCATCATATCGGGCGCGGCCCACATGCCCTTGCCGATCTGCGCCTTGCCCGAAAGGCCGCAGGCAAGCCCGATCGCGACATTGCGCTTTTCATAGGCGTCGAGCCAGACGCTCGATTTCATCGCGCCCTTGCGGATCATCGGCCCCGCCTGCATCGAAGTGTGAATCTCGTCCCCGGTGCGGTCGAGGAAACCGGTGTTGATGAACACGATCCGGTCCCTCACGGCACGGATGCAGGCAGCCAGGTTGGCGCTGGTGCGCCGTTCCTCGTCCATCACACCGACCTTGATCGTATGCCGTTCCAGGCCCAGAAGATCTTCGACCGCGTCGAACAGATCGTTGGTGAACGCGCATTCGTCCGGCCCGTGCATCTTCGGCTTGACGATATAAATGCTGCCCGCCTGGCTGTTGCGGAACCGGGTATGGCCGCGGACATCGAGCGCGCCGATCGCCGCGGTGAAGACCGCGTCCATGATCCCTTCGGGAATCTCCGACCCGTCGGACAGAGCGATCGCCGGACTCGTCATCAGGTGGCCGACATTGCGCACGAACAGCAGGCTGCGCCCCGGCAGCGCGCGATCGCTGCCGTCGGGTGCGGTGTAGCGAACGTCATCGGCCAGCGCGCGGGTCACGCTGCGCCCGCCCTTCTCGAACGTTTCGCTCAGGTCGCCGCGAATGACGCCCAGCCAGTTGCGATAGGCCAGTGCCTTGTCCTCGCCATCGACCGCGGCAACCGAATCCTCGCAGTCGCAGATCGTCGTCAGCGCGGATTCGAGCACGACGTCGGCGATCCCCGCCGGATCGTCCTTGCCCACCGGATGGTCGCGATCGACGACGACCTCGATATGCAGGCCGTTGTTGACGAACAACGGCCCACGCCCGGTCCGTCCGGCGAACTGTGCCGGATCGGCCAGCGGGATATCGCCCGAAAGGTCCGACACATCGGCCCAGCTGCCCGAGGCCAGCGGCACCGTGTCGTCGAGGAACCGGCGCACGCGCGCGATCACCGCGGCGCCGCGTTCGGCATCGTAGCCGCCGGGACGCGCGGCCGGCGCGTCAAGCGCATCGGTGCCGTAGAACGCGTCGTAGAGGCTGCCCCAGCGGGCATTCGCGGCATTGAGCAGGAAACGCGCGTTGAGCACGGGCACGACCAGTTGCGGGCCGGCCATCGTCGCGATTTCCGCGTCCACGTTCTGTGTGCCGATAGTGAACGGCTCAGGCTCGGCAACGAGATAGCCGATCTCTTCCAGGAACGCGCGATAGGCGCGGGCGTCGTGCGCCTGCCCCTTGCGCTCGCGGTGCCAGGCGTCGATCTTCGCCTGCAAATCCTCGCGCCTCGCCACAAGCGTGCGGTTGCGCGGAGCGAACCGGGCCACGAGATTGGCAAAGCCGCGCCAGAAGGCTTCGGCATCCTGTTCCAGCACGGGAAGGACTTCGCCCTCCAGAAGCTCCGCAAGCGCGGGGTGGACCTGCAATCCGGCGCGTTCGATCTTGTCGTTCATCTGTCCTCACTCGTTACTGGCCACACGGACTCCGTGCGCGATTATGGCAGTATCCCGGGGAGGAGGACAGCCGCGCTATGGCCAAGCCGGCGGCGGATTGCAACGGGGCGGCGATGGGGTTGGACTGGCGGCCCCGCGCGGCTAGAGCCGTTTTCATCGAGACGCCATCGGCCCGCGCCGCTTCAGCCTTGCTGAACTGCTGAAAACACCTCTAGACCGGGTTACGAATGAAACCGGATTTCGACAGCAATGCCGCGCTCGACGCGATCGACGCTTCCGCCATGCTCGCGCAAGTGCAGGCGTGGAGCGCGATCAACACCGGCACCGCCAACCTCGAGGGGCTGGCGCGCCAGGCCGATGCACTGGCGGAGGCCTTCGCCGAGCTTCCGGGCGAGATCGAGATGGTCGATCCCGCGCCGGTGACCGCGATTGCCGCCGACGGGACCGAAGTGGAGCGCGAATTCGGCCGGCACCTCGTTCTCAGGGTTCGTCCTGACGCGGAACGGCGGCTGCTGCTCACCGGGCATATGGACACGGTGTTTCCGGCAGACCATCCGTTCCAGGATCAGCGCTGGCTCGACGAGGAAACGCTGAACGGCCCCGGCCTCGCCGACATGAAAGGCGGGATCGCGGTCATCCTCCATGCCCTGAAAGCGTTCGAGAATACCGGCGAGGCCGCGCGTCTGGGTTACGACGTGATGATCAATTCGGACGAGGAAACCGGATCGCTGGCCTCGGCCCCGCTGATCGAACGGCTGGCGCAGGGCAAGTATGCCGCGCTGACTTACGAGCCTTCGGCGCTGCCCGACGGAACGCTCGCCCACGCCCGCGGGGGCAGCGGCAATTACTCGCTCACCGTCACCGGCAAGTCCGCCCACGCCGGGCGCAATCCGGAAGACGGGCGCAATGCCATTGTCGCCGCCGCCGCGCTGACGATGGGCCTGAAGCGGCTCCAGGACGCGGATTGCCCGGTCAATCCGGCACGGATCGAGGGCGGTTCGGCCAACAATGTCGTGCCCGACCACGCCGTCCTGCGCTTCAATATCCGCCCGAAACACCCGGAGGCTGCCGAGCGGTTCGAGCGCGCCCTTTCCGCGCTCGTGGGCGAAGTGCAGCAGGCGCACGAGGTCGCGATCCACCGGCACGGGGGGATCACCCGGCCCCCCAAGCCGGTCGATCGCCGGGCGCAGAAACTGTTCGACCTGGTCCGCGAATGCGGCGCCACGCTGGGCCAGGACATCGGCTGGAAATCGACCGGGGGCGTGTGCGACGGGAACAATATCGCGGCCACCGGCGTCCCCGTGGTCGACACGATGGGCGTGCGCGGCGGCGCGATCCATTCGCCCGACGAATTTCTTGTCGTCCCCTCGCTCGCCGAACGCGCTGCCTTGAGCGCGCTGGTGCTGGGCAGACTTGCCAGTGGAGATCCCGTTTGACTTTCGCTCTGCGCGCCGCGCGCACCGACGACCTCGAGCCCCTGTACGAAATGGCCAAGCTGACCGGCGGGGGGTTCACCAACCTGCCCCCGGACCGCGATGCGCTGGCCGCCAAACTGGCCCGTGCCGACGCCGCCTTCGCCCGGCACGAAGACGAACTGGGCGACGATCAGTTCGTGCTGGTGCTCGAAAACACGGCGACCGGCGAAGTGCGCGGCACCTGCCAGCTGTTCAGCCAGGTCGGCCAGCAATGGCCGTTCTATTCCTATCGGCTGACCACGCTCACCCAGCACTCGCAGGAGCTGAACCGGACCGTTCGGGCCGAACTGCTCAGCCTCGTCACCGATCTGGAAGGGTCGAGCGAAGTCGGCGGCCTGTTCCTCCATCCGGGGGAACGCGCCGGCGGCCTGGGCCTCCTGCTCGCCCGCAGCCGTTACCTGTTCATCGCGATGCACCGCAGGCGCTTTGCCGACCGCGTGCTGGCCGAACTGCGCGGGATCATCGACGAACGGGGCGGCTCCCCCTTCTGGGACGGGGTGGCCGGCCGCTTCTTCGGCATGAGCTTTCAGGAAGCCGACTATTTCAACGCGATCAACGGCAACCAGTTCATCGCCGACCTGATGCCCAAGCACCCGGTCTATGTCGCCATGCTCGACGACGACGCGCGCAGCGTGATCGGCATGCCGCACCCCTCCGGCCGGGCGGCGATGAAGATGCTGGAGAACGAAGGCTTCGCCTACGAAGGCTATCTCGACATCTTCGACGGCGGGCCGACGATGACCGCGCGGACCGACCGGGTGAAAAGCGTCGCCGCCGCCAAGCCGCACGCAATCGAACGCTGCGATCTCGAATACGGCGAGCGGGCGATCCTCGCGACCGGCGAACTCGAAGGCTTCCGCGCGGCATACGGGATGCGCGAGATTGCCGCCGAAGGCACGGTGGCGATCGACCCGACCGCGGCCGAAGCCCTGCGGGTTTCCCCCGGGGACGTGATCTGGAGCGTGGCGCGGTGAGGCCGCCTTTCAAGCCGACGCCACGGAGACGCATTGCGAAGGACAACGCGCGATGGCGCTGACGGAAATCAATTTCGACGGCATCGTCGGCCCGAGCCACAACTACGCGGGCCTGAGCCTGGGCAATATCGCCAGCGCGAGTCACAAGGGCGATCCGTCCTATCCGCGCGCCGCCGCGCTGCAGGGGCTGGCCAAGATGCGGGGCAATCTCGCGCGCGGGCTCGCGCAGGGTTTCCTGCTGCCCCTGCCGCGCCCCAACGACGCGCTGCTGCAGCGGCTGGCGGTCGACGACACTGCCGATCGCGCGCTGCTCGCCGCGGCCTGGTCTGCCAGCTCGATGTGGACCGCCAACGCGGCGACGGTCAGTCCGGCGCCGGATACGGCCGACGGGCGCTGCCACCTGACGCCGGCCAATCTGTCGACAATGCTCCACCGCGCGCAGGAATGGCCCGATACCGCGCGCCAGCTCGCCATCGCCTTTGCCGACAGCCGCCATTTCGCGGTTCACGAGGCCGTGCCGGGCAGTTTCGGCGACGAGGGCGCGGCCAATCACATGCGCTTTTGCGAAGGGCACGGCGCGCCCGGAGTCGAAGTTTTCGTCTATGGCCGGCCCGGCGGCCGCTTCCCGGCGCGTCAGCACGAGCAGGCGAGCCTTGCGGTCGCGCGCCTGCACGGCCTCGCCCCGGATCGCACGGTGTTCATCGAACAGAACCCCGCCGCGATCGAGGCCGGCGCGTTTCATAACGACGTGGTTGCCGTCGCCAACGAACGTGTGCTGTTCTGCCACCAGCAGGCTTTCGCCGACCAGGCCGGCGCCTACGAAGCGATTCGCCAGCGGTTTCCCGCGCTCGAAGTGGTCGAGGTTCCCGCCAGCGCGGTCAGCCTGGCCGAAGCGATCCGAACCTACCTGTTCAACGCGCAACTGGTGACGCTGCCCGCCGGCGAAATGGCGCTGGTCGTGCCCGAGGAGTGCCGCGAAAGCCCGTCGGTATGGAAGTGGTGCGAGGCGATGATCGCGGGCAACGGCCCCATCCGCCAGGTCGTTCCGGTCGACGTGCGCCAGTCGATGGCCAATGGCGGCGGCCCCGCATGCCTGCGGCTGCGCGTGGTCGCCGATCCGGCAACGATCGACCCGCGCTTCCTGCTCGACGAGCGGAAGGCCGAAGCGATGGAACGAATCGTCGCCGCCGCCTGGCCCGAGCAGATCGACCCGGCGGATCTGGGCAGCGCCACGCTCGCCGAACAGGTGCGCGCGGCGCGCCGGGCGCTTCTGGAACAGCTCGATCTGGCACAGCTTTATTAACGCGCTGGACTCGCCGTCGGTGCGGCTTACAATTCCGCGGCGGTTAACCATCGCGCTCCGCAGGCGTCCGCAGCTGGCATGTCGCTTGCTTCGCCGGCCGTTAACCGGGACCTGCTCGCCAAGGGAATGTCATGCTTCGCAAACTGGCCCGGCTGTTCGTGATCAAGACGCGGTTCGAGGCCTATCTGATCATCTACGCCCTGGCGCTGGGCGCCACCGCGCGCGGCACGGCCTATCTCGACCAGTATCCGGGCTGGGGCGGCAAATTGCTGTTCCTCGCCTGCACCGGCGCGGTGTTCCTCGCGGGCGCCAAAATACTCGACGCCCTGCGTTACGAGCGCGAGCGCAAGCAAGCGGACGATCGCGGGGCTGGCTGAAGGGGGGAGCGAAGGTGGGGGATTCTGTTGCTAGGCTCCCCCGGGCCCCCGGTATCCGTTCTGTTGACCGGTCGGTCCAACCGCGCTCTTAGCTTTGTAAATTCAGGCCGCTAGGCCGTCACATTACGCAGCGAGAGCAAGTGCTTCGTTGTCGTTGGCACTTGTGAGTTTTGAGCCTTTAACGGGTTACTCAGCCCGGGCGAAAACAGTGCCTTTCAACACACGTCGATCCTGGTTCGGCCCCATCAGGAAACGTTCGACACCGAACGCCTTTTGGTGGAGCCGCCGGGTACTGCCCCCGGGTCCGTTGTGCCTATTGCACACCGCAATTTATCGCCATAGCCGACTGACGCCGGCACCGCCCTATATAGGGAACTGGCGATTAATGTGAAGTGACCGGAAACCCACCGCCGTGCAAAGCGGGGAAGAAGCGCGCGCTTCACCCGCGCTTCTTCAGCTCGTCGCGGATTTCCTTGAGCAGGTCGAGTTCGGTCGGCCCGGCGGGCTTTTCCTCCGGCGGCTTCTTCTCGAACTCGGCCATGACCTTGTTGGCATAGCGCACAAGCAGGAAGATGATGAAAGCGAGGATCAGGAAATTGATCACCGCGGTCACCAGCGCGCCATAACCGATCATCGCCGCGCCCGCTTCCTTCAGCGCGGCATAGTCGTCGGTCGCCCCCTCGTACCCCTCGGGCACGCTGAGCAGGATGAAATAGCTGGAGAAATCCACGCCGCCGAAAATCCACCCGACGACGGGCATGATCACGTCTTCGGTCAGCGAAGTGACGATCGTGGCGAAAGCCCCCGCGATGATGACCGCGACGGCCAGTTCCATCACATTGCCCTTGGCGACAAATGCCTTGAATTCCGCAAGCACTTTTCCGCACCTCCCTGAAGCTTCACCGCCGAACAGTGCCACCGGGGCGCGCTCCTGCCAAGCCCGGGGTAATTCTTGAAATGCGCTTTGGGTGTGCTATCTGCGCAATACAGACTGCCGCGGCGCATGGTGCTGCCGCGCAAGGGGAGCTTTCTCGATGAACTGGAAGTCCGTCCGCCGTTTTTCGCTCGTTGCCCTCGCCTCGATCGGGCTGGCCGCCTGCGGGATCAACTCGGTGCCCGCGGCCGAGGAGAATGCCAAGGCCAAGTGGGCCGACGTCCAGGCCGCCTTTCAGGAGCGGGCGAACCTGATCCCCAATCTGGAACAGATCGTGCTGTCGTCCGCCGAGCAGGAGCGCGAGACGCTGAATCAGGTGATCCAGGCCCGCGCCTCGGCAACCCGGCCCGAAATCCAGGTCGATGCCGACGATCTCAGCAATCCGCAGGCGATGGCGCAGTATCAGCAGGCACAGAGCCAGCTCGGCAGCGCGCTGAGCCGCCTGCTCGTATCGGTCGAACGCTATCCCGAACTGCGCAGCCAGGAAAATTTCGGCCGCTTCATGACGCAGATCGAAGGCCAGGAGAATCGCATCCGGGTGGCCCTGCGCGATTACAACGAGGCGGTGCGCCAGTATAACACCACGATCCGCACTTTCCCCGACACGATCGGTGCCAACATCATCCACGGCGCGAAACCGATGGTGCCTTACGAGGCGGTGAGCGAAGGGGCGGAAGTCGCGCCGACGCTGAACATGCGCGCCGGCGGCAACGGGGCCGCCGCGCCCGTGGGCGCGAACGACAACGCCGCCCAGCAGTCCGCCGCCGCGGCGAACAATTGAGCCCCGTGCCATCGCGCGCCTTGCGTGAGGGCCTGCGCCTGCTGCTGATCCTGGTGGCGGCGCTGGGGCTGGCGCTGCCTGCCGCGGGGCAGGATTTCCCCGAACGCGGCACCGCGCCCGTGGTCGACGCGGCGAATATCATCGACGATGCGACCGAGGCGGAGCTGACGCAGGCGCTCACTGCGTTCGAACAGCGCAACCAGCGGCAGTTCGTGATCGCGACGATCCCCGATCTGCAAGGCTACGAGATTTCCGACTACGGATACCGCCTCGGACGAACGTGGGGCCTGGGCGATACCGAGAACGACGATGGCATCATCCTGATCGTGGCGCCGAACGAGCGGCGCGTGCGGATCGAGGTCGGCTATGGCCTCGAGGGCGTGATCCCCGACGGCCTGGCGTTCGAATATGTCGAAGAGATGAAGCCCTATTTCCGCGACGGCGACTATTCGCGCGGGATCGCGCTGGGCGCGCAGCGAATCATGACCCAGCTCGAACTGCCGCCCGAGGAGGCGGCGCAAGTCGCCGCCCAGGCCGAACAGGCGCGCGAGAGCGAAGGCGGCGTTCCCTTCGGCGCGCTGATCTGGCTCGCCTTCTTGTTCCTCTTCTTCGTCCTGCCGATGTTCGGCCGCGGCCGCAGGCGCCGCTATCGCAGCGGCATGGGCGGTGTCGTCGGCGACATCGTGCTGTGGGAAGCCGGCAAGGCGATCGCGCGCGGCCTGTCCGACGACGACTGGGGCGGCGGCGGATTCGGAGGCTTCGGCGGCGGCGGAGGCGGCGGCTTCGGCGGCTTTTCCGGCGGCGGCGGAAGTTTCGGGGGCGGCGGCGCCTCCGGGGGGTGGTAGGCGATGGCATATCTCACGACCGACGGGCATCGCATTGTCACCGAAGCGGTCGCCGCGGCCGAGCTGGAGACCTCCGGCGAGATCGTGACCGTGATCGGCGATCGTTCGGACGATTACAACGATATCGCCCTGCTCTGGGCCGTGGCCGCCGCATTCACCGCGATGAGCGCGGTCGCGCTGCTGCCCGAAGTCTTCCTGGCGGGGATCGACTGGCTGATGGGCGGGTGGACCCACGAATGGACCCCGGGCGAGCTGTTCGGCATTCTCACGGCCGTCGGCCTGCTGACCTTTGCCGGGGCCTGGGCGCTTCAGCTGTGGCAACCGCTCAAATTCGCGCTCGTCCCCGGCCCGGTGAAAAGCGCGCGCGTGCACGCCAAGGCGGTCAAGCTGTTCAAGGTCGGCGCGGAGCGGCGCACCCACGGGCGCACCGGCGTGCTGATCTATCTCTCCATGCGCGAACATCGCGCCGAAATCGTCGCCGACCAGCCGATCGCCGAGAAAGTCCCGGCCGAAGTCTGGGGCGAGGCGATGGCGGACATGCTCGCGGAAATCCGCAAGGGCTGCGTCGCGGAAGGGATGGCGGCCGGGGTGCGCGATGTTGGCACGGTGCTCGCCGGCCATTTCCCGCGCGCGGAGGACGACCGGAACGAACTGCCCGACCGGCTGATAGAGGTCTGATGACGGCAGACCGGGACGCGCCCGAAGACATCGTCTGGCAGGGCAACTACGTCGTCGCCAAGAAGCGCGGGCGGTGGGAATATGTCTCGCGCCCGCGCAATATGCGCGCGGCGGCTATCCTGGCGGTGGAGGACGACCACGTCCTTCTGGTGGAGCAGTATCGCGTCCCGCTGGGCCGCGTGTGCCTGGAACTGCCCGCCGGGCTGATCGGCGACGACCCGGGATGCGAAGACGAAACGGCGCAAGCCGCCGCGGTCCGCGAGCTGGAAGAGGAGACCGGCTATACCGCCGCGCGGATGGAGGATCTGGGCGAGTTCCACTCCTCCCCCGGCATGCTGAGCGAAAGCTTCAACCTGCTGCGCGCCCACGGGCTGACCCGGATCGGCGAAGGCGGCGGAACCGACAGCGAAGACATCGCGGTCCACCGCGTGCCGCTGGACGAAATCGGGCAATTCGTTGCCCGGCGCCGCGCGCTGGGCCATGCCATCGACGTAAAGATCGCCCTCTTGCTGGCGGCAGGATTCATCGGGGAGGATTGACATGGCAGGCAGATGCGCGGGCAAGCTGGCGCTGGTGACCGGGGCAGCGCAGGGGCTGGGGGCGGCCCATGCCCGGCGCCTGGCCGAAGAAGGCGCGCGCGTGCTTTGCACCGATATCAACGGCGACGGGGCGGCGGCGACAGCGGCGGCGATCGACCGCGACCTGGGCGACGGCACCGCGTTCGCGTGCGCGCACGACGTGACCGAGCCGGAGCAGTGGGAAGCTGCGGTCGAGGCTGCCCGCAGCCAGCTGGGCGGGCTCAACGTGCTGGTCAACAACGCCGGGATCGGCGTCGGCGGCAATATCGAGGCGTGCGATTTCGCAGATTGGAAGCGCTGCTTTTCGATCAACGTCGATTCGATCTTCCACGGATGTCAAAAGGCGCTGCCGCTGATGCGCGAGCACGCGCCGGGATCGATCGTCAATATCTCCAGCATCGCGGGGCTGATCGCGAGCGACACGATGCCCGCCTATAACGCCAGCAAGGCGGCGGTCTGGATGCTGACCAAGTCGATCGCGCTGCACTGCGCGAAGAACAACATGGACATCCGCTGCAATTCGGTGCATCCCACGTTCGTCGACACGCCGATCCTCGACGGAACGGCGCGGCACCATAATCTGGAAAAGGGCGTGTTGCTCGAGAAGCTGGCGCGGCAGATTCCGCTCAAATTCGTCGGCGAACCGAACGATATCGCCAATGCCGTGGTCTATCTGGCGAGCGACGAAAGCCGCTTCATGACCGGGGCCGAGATCAAGCTCGACGGCGGCATTTCGGCGATGTGACGGGTCGGCGATGTGACGGGCCCCGCCGGGGAGCCCGTCAGTCGGCGATCAAGGCGATGGCGAGATAGACCAGGATCAGCGATCCGAACCCGATCAGCGTTCCGGCGACGAAGCCGATGCGAACCCAGGTGGGATCGATAGCGAAGTAATTCGCGATTCCCCCGCATACGCCGAACAGCTTGGCATTGCCCTTGTCGAGGCGGAAGCTGCGGTCCGGCGATACGGCGGGCTTTTCGGTATGGCGGTCGAGCCGGCTCATACCAGGATACCGGCGGGGCTGGCGGGGACGATCGCGGCGGCGAAGATGACGGCCGAGACGGCGAAAGCGGACACCGCGGCGAGGACCCGGTTGCTCATGTCGTTGAACGATTGCATGGTAATTTTCCCTTCCTTTGTTGCGGTCCGAGGGGCGATCCCTGCGAACACCCGGTGCTTTGCAGGGGGCGTGCCAGTTTCGAAAAACCGCGGAAATCCGCGCTTTGTTGAGCCAGCCGACCCGGTTCACCAGTCATTCATTCCCGCTCCTTGGGAATTTTCGCCACATGTCGGGAGCGGGAAAATCGATAGTCTTGGCCAAGCCGCCCGGCTATCGCCTGCGCTTCGATGGCGCTCGATCTCATATCCCTTTCCGACTTCCGCAATCATGCGCGCAGCGAGCTGTCGGGCACCGGGCATTTCAATCTGCTCACCGGAGAAAACGGCGCGGGCAAGACCAACGTGCTCGAAGCGCTGTCGCTGCTCGCGCCCGGCCGGGGGCTGCGCCGCGCGCCGCTGGCCGAAATGCCGCTGGGCGGCGGCGACGGTTTTTCGGTCGGCGCCACCCTGACCGACGGATCGGGCGAGCCGGTGCGATTGGGCACGTTCGTTCGCCCCGATCGCCCCAATCGCCGGCGCGTCCAGGTCAACGGCGCGGAAGCGAGTGCCGCGAGCCTGGGCGAATGGCTGGCGCTGAGCTGGCTGACGCCTGCCATGGACCGTCTCTTCGCCGACAGCGCGGGCGGGCGGCGGCGGTTCGTCGATCGTATGACTCTGGCGCTCGATCCCGCCCATGCGAGGCAGGCAGCGCGGTACGAAGCGGCCCTGCGCGAACGCAACCGGCTGCTGGGCGACGAGGCCCCGCCCGATCCGGTCTGGCTCGACGGCGTGGAACGGCACATGGCCGAACACGGAAGCGCGCTGGCCCGGTCCCGCGCGCGCACGATCGCGGCGGTGGCGGCGGCTCTCGCCGAATTCCCCGACGAACCGTTCGCGCGCCCGACGCTCGCCTATGCCGCGGGGGGGCCGGTCGATTTGGCCGATTTCGCCGCGGCCCTGCGCGAAAGCCGCCGCCGCGACCGACAGGCAGGGCGTACGCTCACCGGCCCGCATCGCGACGATATGGAGGTCGTCATGGCCGGCAAGGACGTGCCTGCCGCGATCTGCTCCACCGGCGAGCAGAAGGCGATGCTGATCGCGATCACGCTGGCCCATGCCGAGCTGGCCGCGCGGGG
The sequence above is a segment of the Pelagerythrobacter marensis genome. Coding sequences within it:
- the recF gene encoding DNA replication/repair protein RecF (All proteins in this family for which functions are known are DNA-binding proteins that assist the filamentation of RecA onto DNA for the initiation of recombination or recombinational repair.), producing the protein MALDLISLSDFRNHARSELSGTGHFNLLTGENGAGKTNVLEALSLLAPGRGLRRAPLAEMPLGGGDGFSVGATLTDGSGEPVRLGTFVRPDRPNRRRVQVNGAEASAASLGEWLALSWLTPAMDRLFADSAGGRRRFVDRMTLALDPAHARQAARYEAALRERNRLLGDEAPPDPVWLDGVERHMAEHGSALARSRARTIAAVAAALAEFPDEPFARPTLAYAAGGPVDLADFAAALRESRRRDRQAGRTLTGPHRDDMEVVMAGKDVPAAICSTGEQKAMLIAITLAHAELAARGRPGVLLLDEVAAHLDPVRREALFDRLRAGGSQVWLTGTEPTPFAAIAGEAAMWMVERGQLARR